In Qipengyuania psychrotolerans, one DNA window encodes the following:
- a CDS encoding N-acetylmuramoyl-L-alanine amidase: MLVIHYTEMEDKGFAIERLCDPEAKVSAHYLIGEHGEVVRLVPEAKRAWHAGLSYWRGHKDVNSASIGIELDHPGHKYGYREFNEAQFEALVPLVARIVKEFDIPRANVVGHSDVAPARKIDPGELFPWDRLAEYGLCLPRPKKLERGDPFDNDASFYLALERFGYDISDGHKAVEAFQRRWRPEKINGQIDGEVRAILFQLLLDRDRGLTR, encoded by the coding sequence ATGCTGGTGATCCATTACACCGAAATGGAAGACAAGGGCTTCGCGATCGAACGTCTATGCGATCCGGAAGCCAAGGTGTCCGCGCATTATCTGATCGGCGAACACGGCGAAGTCGTGCGGCTGGTGCCCGAAGCTAAGCGGGCCTGGCATGCAGGCCTGTCATACTGGCGCGGCCACAAGGACGTGAACTCTGCCAGCATCGGCATCGAGCTTGATCATCCGGGCCACAAATACGGCTACCGCGAATTCAACGAGGCTCAGTTCGAGGCGCTCGTTCCGCTGGTGGCGCGCATCGTGAAGGAATTCGACATTCCGCGCGCCAATGTCGTCGGCCATTCCGACGTCGCCCCGGCGCGCAAGATCGATCCGGGCGAGCTTTTCCCGTGGGACCGCCTTGCCGAATACGGATTGTGCCTCCCACGTCCCAAGAAATTGGAGCGCGGCGATCCGTTCGACAATGATGCCAGCTTCTATCTCGCGCTTGAACGCTTCGGATATGATATTTCCGATGGCCACAAGGCGGTAGAAGCCTTCCAGCGCCGCTGGCGCCCGGAAAAGATCAATGGCCAGATCGATGGCGAGGTTCGCGCGATCCTATTCCAGCTGCTGCTCGACCGTGACCGGGGCCTGACACGCTGA
- a CDS encoding TorF family putative porin, with product MLTSFRGRLAVSLAALACGISTPALAQTVLPAEEVEDDGTDTGAFTISANASVTTDYRFRGVSLSAGDPAIQGGVDVAHDSGFYVGMWASSIEGGPAYGELEFDVYGGWSGQLTDAVSMDVGLLYYAYPSNDLDVDVDYWEPYASVGFNLGPAEATVGAAYAFEQDSLGGDDNLYIYTDLSTGLPGTPLTLSGHLGYTDGVLAPPLLAGDTDDSGLDWSIGASMSASILEVGIAYVGVEGPSIDGFTDDTIVATVTASF from the coding sequence ATGCTCACGTCCTTTCGCGGCCGCCTGGCCGTTTCGCTTGCCGCGCTTGCATGCGGCATTTCCACGCCAGCTTTGGCCCAGACCGTCCTGCCAGCCGAAGAGGTTGAGGATGATGGTACCGATACAGGCGCTTTCACCATTTCGGCCAATGCGTCCGTAACTACGGACTACCGTTTCCGCGGCGTATCGCTTTCGGCTGGCGACCCTGCCATCCAGGGCGGTGTCGATGTCGCACATGACAGCGGATTCTATGTCGGCATGTGGGCATCCTCGATCGAGGGCGGCCCTGCTTATGGCGAGCTGGAATTCGACGTCTACGGCGGCTGGTCCGGTCAACTGACCGACGCGGTCAGCATGGATGTCGGCCTGCTGTATTACGCTTACCCGTCCAATGATCTGGACGTCGATGTCGACTATTGGGAGCCCTATGCTTCGGTCGGCTTTAACCTTGGCCCCGCCGAGGCAACCGTCGGCGCAGCCTATGCTTTCGAACAGGATTCGCTGGGCGGGGATGATAACCTTTATATCTACACCGACCTCAGCACCGGCCTGCCCGGAACACCGCTGACGCTGTCGGGCCATCTTGGCTATACTGACGGTGTTCTCGCACCGCCTTTGCTGGCTGGGGATACGGACGATTCCGGACTGGACTGGTCAATCGGTGCCAGTATGTCGGCCAGCATTCTCGAGGTGGGCATTGCCTATGTCGGGGTCGAAGGGCCTTCCATCGACGGATTTACCGACGACACGATCGTCGCGACAGTAACCGCCAGTTTCTAG
- a CDS encoding VOC family protein, which produces MVKYLHTMIRVSDPAATVAFFELIGLEEIRRFDSEKGRFTLIFLAAPGQQGLAEVELTYNWPPEDGSAAEQYDGGRNFGHLAYRVDNIYDTCQRLMDAGHTIHRPPHDGHMAFVKTLDGISIELLQEGNLDPQEPWASMPNTGSW; this is translated from the coding sequence ATGGTCAAATATCTTCACACGATGATCCGGGTCTCGGATCCCGCCGCGACAGTCGCTTTCTTCGAACTCATCGGGCTGGAAGAGATCCGGCGCTTCGATAGTGAAAAAGGGCGTTTTACGCTGATCTTCCTCGCCGCTCCCGGTCAGCAAGGCTTGGCTGAAGTCGAGCTGACCTACAATTGGCCACCTGAAGATGGCAGCGCGGCGGAGCAGTACGACGGCGGGCGTAACTTTGGCCATCTCGCCTACCGCGTCGACAACATTTACGACACGTGTCAGCGGCTGATGGACGCCGGCCACACCATTCACCGGCCACCGCACGACGGACACATGGCGTTCGTGAAGACGCTGGACGGCATCTCCATCGAATTACTGCAAGAAGGCAATCTCGACCCTCAGGAACCCTGGGCCAGCATGCCCAATACCGGCAGCTGGTAA
- a CDS encoding histidine phosphotransferase family protein, translated as MTDINPTDLAAMLCSRLCHDMLSPVGAMSNGLELLAMETDPEMRESVMGLLEQSAAISTTKLKFFRLAFGAAGGFGERVDVEEPKALIQALIAEKPNVQINWALETGNLGKPAVKVLLNFAQIAIDALVRGGTLDIGAEIRDGACEIVVRAAAAKIAFDDVIGKALEGSLDPSEITSRTAAAHMIALLAEQCGGGLQYARTQDALVLGAVMPEGEGLIG; from the coding sequence ATGACTGACATCAATCCTACCGACCTTGCGGCAATGCTTTGCTCGCGCTTGTGCCACGATATGCTCAGCCCCGTGGGCGCAATGAGCAACGGGCTGGAATTGCTGGCCATGGAAACCGATCCCGAAATGCGGGAAAGCGTAATGGGCCTGCTCGAGCAGAGCGCGGCAATCTCCACCACCAAGCTGAAGTTCTTCCGCCTCGCCTTCGGCGCAGCCGGCGGGTTTGGCGAACGGGTTGATGTGGAAGAGCCCAAGGCGCTCATCCAGGCCCTGATTGCCGAGAAACCGAATGTCCAAATCAACTGGGCGCTCGAAACCGGGAATTTGGGCAAGCCTGCGGTCAAAGTGCTGCTGAACTTCGCTCAGATCGCTATCGATGCACTTGTTCGCGGCGGCACACTCGATATCGGCGCGGAAATCCGTGACGGTGCGTGCGAAATCGTAGTCCGTGCAGCGGCCGCGAAAATCGCGTTCGACGACGTGATCGGCAAGGCGCTCGAAGGCAGCCTCGATCCTTCCGAGATTACCAGCCGCACCGCAGCCGCGCACATGATCGCGCTGCTGGCTGAACAGTGCGGCGGCGGACTGCAATATGCGCGCACCCAGGATGCGTTGGTGCTTGGCGCAGTGATGCCCGAGGGCGAAGGATTGATCGGTTGA
- a CDS encoding M67 family metallopeptidase, which translates to MTLEVSSQVMEAMIAEAAAVYPRECCGILLGEGAVITAILRAENVHGDPVKHFEIDPQALVDAHRAARAGGPQVLGYYHSHPNGLERPSSRDLDMAARDGAVWAIIAAGGVTFWRLGDAGFSALPYVLSHR; encoded by the coding sequence ATGACGCTCGAAGTCTCAAGTCAGGTAATGGAAGCCATGATTGCCGAGGCGGCGGCCGTGTACCCGCGCGAATGCTGCGGCATACTGCTGGGCGAGGGGGCGGTCATCACCGCGATACTGCGTGCAGAGAATGTGCACGGCGATCCGGTAAAGCACTTCGAAATCGATCCGCAAGCACTGGTGGATGCCCACCGCGCTGCTCGAGCAGGCGGGCCGCAGGTACTGGGCTATTACCATTCTCACCCCAACGGCCTGGAGCGGCCATCATCGCGCGATCTGGACATGGCGGCGCGCGACGGGGCGGTGTGGGCGATTATCGCGGCGGGCGGAGTGACCTTCTGGCGTCTGGGGGATGCAGGCTTCAGCGCGCTTCCCTATGTGCTTTCACACCGCTAG
- a CDS encoding metallophosphoesterase family protein encodes MIQALRHMFSKSSKPKRVARVPDGERWYVIGDIHGRLDLLEALQEAIEADDAKCSAAQSTVVFLGDLVDRGPDSAGVIKLARDWGNTRNVRYLAGNHEEMFLESFEDKEVLRHFLRHGGRETVLSYGVKRKEYNRMQLDEVQKVMTEKVPADDRTFMESFEELIVVGDYVLAHAGVNPKRAMDDQKRKDLLWIRDRFLNHDEPLSHVVVHGHTIFEDIEDNGDRVGIDTGAFRTGRLTALVLEGDRRRSIQSVQIDSETIEIRHFD; translated from the coding sequence ATGATCCAAGCTCTCCGCCACATGTTTTCGAAATCGTCCAAGCCCAAGCGCGTCGCGCGGGTTCCTGATGGTGAACGCTGGTATGTGATCGGGGACATTCACGGGCGCCTCGACCTCCTCGAAGCCTTGCAGGAAGCGATCGAGGCTGACGATGCGAAATGCAGTGCAGCGCAATCCACCGTCGTGTTTCTTGGCGATCTGGTCGACCGCGGACCCGACAGTGCGGGCGTGATCAAACTTGCCCGTGACTGGGGCAATACGCGGAACGTGCGCTACCTCGCCGGTAATCACGAAGAGATGTTCCTGGAAAGCTTCGAGGACAAGGAAGTCCTGCGCCACTTCCTGCGCCACGGCGGCCGCGAAACGGTCCTCAGTTACGGGGTGAAGCGCAAGGAATACAACCGGATGCAGCTCGACGAGGTGCAGAAAGTGATGACCGAAAAGGTCCCCGCGGATGACCGGACCTTCATGGAAAGCTTCGAGGAACTGATCGTGGTGGGGGACTATGTCCTGGCCCATGCAGGGGTCAATCCGAAGCGCGCCATGGACGACCAGAAGCGCAAGGATCTGCTGTGGATTCGCGACCGGTTCCTCAACCATGACGAACCGCTCAGCCATGTCGTGGTTCATGGCCATACGATTTTCGAGGACATCGAAGACAATGGCGACCGGGTCGGGATCGACACCGGCGCGTTCCGCACCGGACGCCTGACCGCCCTGGTCCTCGAAGGCGACCGGCGCCGTTCGATCCAGTCGGTGCAGATCGACTCCGAAACAATCGAAATCCGCCACTTCGACTAA